The Rhodothermales bacterium genome includes the window GGTGGCGGCGCAGGCCGGTGCATTTATCCTTGCCGCCTTGCTTTGGAGGGATCGTTCCCTGAAAGGAGATGCTGTCCAGTTTGCCGTGCCGGCCTTGCTGTTTGCGCTGCCATTGGGGGTCCTGCTCTTTCTTTCGGGAGCCGGTTTGCCGTCGGAGTCGTTCGATGTGCTGGCACGCTTCAGGGCCCCCCACCACTATCTGCCATCGGCGTTTCCCGCGGCCGATTTGGCGCAGTTTGCGGTGCTGGGGGTTGGCGGTGGACTGGCCCTGCGTCGCACCAGACTGGCCCGCCGTGCTCCTTCAAACCGGCTGCTCGCCGGCATTTTCCTTGCGATGGGCCTGGCAATAGTCCTAGGCGTCGCGGCCTGGATGACCGGATTCAACGCGTTGTTGGCCCTGCAGCCGTTCAAGGCGTCCGTGCTCGCCTCGGTGCTGCTCTGCTGCGGCCTTGGGGCCGCACTTCCGGAGCCGCGCATTCCCGTGAGCGTCTGGACGGCCGGTTCTGTGGCAGCTATTGTGGGGATCGTGCTCCTGGCACGCGGCCATCGCATCGCCGATAGACCCGTCGTGTCGAGTGGTCCCCTGGAGCTGGCCGCCGCCGCCAGGTGGGCGGCCTCAGAGACCGCCCCCGACGCGCGGTTCATGGTTCCCCCGTCATCCACCGGCTTCCGATTCGCGTCGGGCCGGGCTGTGGTCGCGAATTTCAAGGCCTATCCCTTTTCGGCCGGAGGCACGGCAGAGTGGCTGCAGCGCATGGTCGACATCGGAGGACTGCCGTCCTCAGAGGGCGGCACTTTGTGGTTGCGCCAGTTGGACACCGCCTACGCCGCCATGAGTGCCGCCAGAGCGCACGAAGTGGCCAACAAGTATGAAGCCGGATTCGTGGTGCGCACGACACCCTTCTCCTCCACGGATTCGCTGTTTGTGCTCCGGGAGCAACCAGGCACCGCCTTCATCTACGAGGTGCGCCCATGAGCGCATCTACACACTCGAGACTGATTGGGCCGGTCGGCACCCTCGTCAGCGGGTCGGGGGTGGCGTTCCTGGTTGCTTACCTCGCAAAACCGATCCTGCTTCGCCTGTACCCGGCCTCTGATTTCGGGATTGTCGAGTTCGTGGTAGCCCTGGTGGGCGTGCTCATTCCCGTGGCTTCACTTCGCTACGAAGACGCCGTTGTGCTGCCGGAAGACGACGAGCAGGCTGCGGCGGTCTGGCGGCTGTCTCTGGGGCTCACGCTTCTCACGACCGGCCTCTCCGCCGTAGGCGTCTGGCTGTTCGCACCCCTGGCCCCCGAAGCTGTGCGCCCGTGGCTGTGGACCGTGCCGGGTCTGCTGCTCCTGTTGCGCGCCGCTAAACTGGCCGAGCTGTGGCTCACCCGTCACAAGCGATTCGCTCTGCTCTCCGGCGGCGGCGTGGCACAGAGCATCACCACCACGGCATCCCGGATAGGGTTGGGCGTAGTTGGCGCAGGACCGGCCGGACTCTTGGGCGGCTTCGCCCTCGGACACGGCCTTAGCGCCCTCGTCTGGCTCCGCGAGACCCGCAAGCGGTGGCCCGCCGACCGCGCGCCAAGTGCCGTCCGGGCCGCTGCGCATCGGTATCGTCGTTTCGCACAGTTCGCCTCACCCGCGGCGCTCATCAATGCCCTGGCCACCCGCCTGCCGTTCCTGCTGTTGATCGGAGCGTTCGGTGCCGAGGTCCTTGGTTGGTTCAGTCAGGCGTTCGCGGTCCTGTACGTCCCGCTGGCCCTGGTCGGAACGGCCGTGGCGCAGGTGTTCTTCGTGACCGCGGCCGAGGCGTTCCGGGCGGGCAGCCTGCGCCGGGAAACCGCGGAAGCCCATCGCTTGCTGGTCTGGGCGGGGCTTGTGCCCCTGGCCGGCGTGTGCGGCGCCGCGCCGGACGTGTTTTCGTTCGTGTTCGGGGAAGAGTGGCGTGAGGCAGGAGCCTATGCAGCCCGATTGGCTCCCTGGATCTTCATGACTGCCGTGGCCTCACCTCTTACGCGGGTATTCGATGTCACTGAGCGGCAATCCGTCGACCTCTGGGTAAACGCGTTCAATCTGGCTGTCGTATCCACGGGGATCTGGCTCGCGGTGTCCCAGGAAGACCCCCTTGCTGGAATGACCTGGCTGGGAATCACCGGGTTCCTGGCAAGAGCGGCGCAGGCTGCAGTCGCGCTGCATGTTGCCGAAGTGCCAGGGCGCAGCGCCCTCTTGCATTATGTGGTGCCGTTGCTTGCCGGCACCGCCACCTTTGCGGCCGTGCATGTGGCGGGCACGCTGCTCTCGCCTGCGGGCACCACAGGCGTGTTTGCCGGCTGCCTCGTGCTCTGGGCCCTGGTCCTGGCGGAGGTCGTGCGCAGACAGGTTGCCCAAAGCAGCCAGGCATAAAAAAGGCCTCAACGTGATCCGTTGAGGCCTTTTGTCCGAGCGGGTGATGAGATTCGAACTCACGACCCTCACGTTGGCAACGTGATGCTCTACCACTGAGCTACACCCGCGGGCAAGACCGGAATAATACGGTTCTCAGATCAGGTTAGTCAACGCGCCGGGCACGCTTCAAGAAGCCTTCTCAGTGGCCGGGGCCGCGGCGGTGCGCGAGCTCAGGCGCCCCTGGTGCACGAGCAACTCGGCGTTCAGAATCGCTCCGCCGGCTGCCCCCCTCACCGTGTTGTGAGAGAGCACGACCATGCGGATGTCCAGCACATTACAAGACCGCACACGGCCGACAGATACCGTCATTCCGCGCCCCAGATTGCTGTGTCTGCGAGGTTGCGGGAATCTTGGGTCGTCAAACACGGCCACAAACGGGTCGGGCGCCGTCGGAAGCCCGAGGCCGGCCAACGGGTTCTTGAATCCCCTCAGCGCCCCCACCACCGCTTCAGGAGATGCCGTGCGCTTCAGCGAGAGCGAGACCGTCTCCATGTGACCGTCCAGGACCGGCACCCTGTTGCACTGTGCACTGAGCGTAGCCCGATAGGGCGTGACCGCACCGTTCTCCAGGGCGCCGAGCAGTTTGAGCGGCTCTGTTTCGAGCTTGTCCTCCTCGCCTCCGATGAATGGGACGACGTTCCCGAGAATGTCCAGGGACGACACGCCGGGATAGCCCGCCCCGGAGAGTGCCTGCATGGTGCTGACCTGAACCCGGTCAACACCAAATGCATCCACTATCGGCTTGAGTGCGCACACCAGTCCCACGGTGGAGCAGTTGGGGTTGGTGACAATGTATCCGGACGTGTTCTGCGCGTCGATGAGCGCGGTGTGCTCCGGATTCACCTCCGGGATGAGCAACGGCACATCCTGCCGCATCCGGTGGTTGCGGGCGTTGGAGATGACGGCGTAGCCGGCCGCTGCGAAGTCGCTCTCAATGCCACCCGCGACCTTTGCGTCCAGTCCCGAGAACACAAAATCACAGCCGATGCCAGGCTCGCAGGAGACCACCTCCATTTCACGAACGGAATCCGGAATGGGATCTGAGCCAATCCAGTTGACCGCCTCGAAATAGCGTTTTCCAGCCGAACGCTCCGAGGCGGCCAGCACGCTGATGTCAAACCAGGGGTGGTCGGCAAGAAGGCGCACAAACTGCTGCCCGACCGCGCCTGTTGCGCCGAGAATTCCGGCTCGGAGTTTCTGCATGGGATTGTGGAAAGAGAGGGGGAAGTTGCGCGGCCGGCGGGAGAACCCGCAGACCGTCAAATAGTTGTCCTCTGCGCATCAAATCCCGTTCCGATCCTTACGCATGGAAGCAACAACCGCCGCCCTCATCGACGGAAAAGCAATCGCCGCCGAAGTGCGGCAGGAAGTGAAGGAGGCGGTAGACGCCTGGACGGCGAAGGGCCATCGGCCGCCCGTGCTCAAAGTTGTCCTGATCGGTGACGATCCGGCAAGCGCCTCCTACGTACGCGGGAAGAACCGCGCCTGCGCAGATGCCGGCATCGAGAGCGAGACCCTGACGTACGATGCTGATCTGCCGGAAGCAGATTTGCTGCAATTGATCGCCGACCTGAACGCCGATGACAGTGTGGACGGCATCCTGGTCCAGCTTCCGCTGCCGGACCACATCGACGAACAGAAGGTGCTCCGGGCGATCTCGCCGGCCAAGGATGTGGACTGCTTTCACCCCGAGAACGTTGGTAACCTGGTGACCGGAGAGCCCGGCCTTCGCCCGGCTACACCCGCCGGCATCATGGAAATGCTCAAACGCTCCGGCATTGAGACCCGGGGTGCGAATGCGGTCGTCATCGGACGCTCCAACATAGTCGGCAAACCCATGGCCAATCTGCTGGTGCAGCGCGGCGTGGACGCCACAGTCACCGTGTGTCATTCGCGCACCCGGGATCTCGCCGAGGTGTGCCGGAGCGCCGACATTCTGGTCGCCGCCATCGGTCGTGCCAACTTCGTTAGTGCCGACATGATCAAACCGGGAGCAGCGGTCATCGACGTGGGCATCAACCGCGTGGATGATGCCACTCGCAAGCGGGGGTACCGACTGGTGGGCGACGTGGATTTTGAAGCCGCACGCGACGTGGCCGGACACATCACACCGGTTCCGGGCGGGGTCGGCCCCATGACCATCGCCATGCTGCTCAAAAACACACTGTTTGCAGCCACCGGCTCCTGGTCGTGATGCGCCCGCAGGATGCGCTTCAAGCCGCCGCGGACTCTGCCTCAGTGGCCGCTGATTCGATTGCGCAGGACGTAGCAGGTCCTGACAGCACCGATATCATCGGCAATATCGGCCGGGAGGTCGGAGAGACGGGAAGACTGCTGGCTTCGGGCGATGTGGGCAGCGCCGTGGATCGCATTCAGACGGCGCTCCGGGGCATGCTGGAAGACTTTCTGCCGCTGCTTATCGGCGCCACGTTTGTCTTCCTGGTCTTCTATGTGGTGTACCGGGTGCTCTACGGTGTGCTCGAGGCCTCCCTGCGGCGCAGTACCCGCACGGATGAGGGGCTGAAGAACCTGACGCTGCGCTCCTTTCGCATCGGTGCCTGGATCTTCATAGGCATTATGGTGCTGGCGCAGTTCGGCGTGGATGTGACCGCACTCCTGGCCGGTCTGTCCATCGCGGGTATCGCAGTGGGCTTTGCAGCGCGAGACACCCTGGAGAACTTCATTTCGGGGGTGACCATCATGCTTGATCGACCGTTCCGCGTGGGCGACTGGATTGATCTGGAAGGCACGTACGGATGTGTGCAGGAAGTCACGCTCAGATCCACCCGACTGCGCACGCTGAATGATCAGGTCATGGTCATGCCGAACATCAGCATGATCAGCAACAAGCTGATCAACCACTCGCTGCTGCCTTCCCTGCGCGTAGAGATCGGGTTCGGCATCGCATACAAGGAGTTCCCTGCCGAAGCGCGCGAGGTGGTGATGGCCCTGTTCGAGGATGACGAACGCCTGGACGAGACGCGCGCCCCTACCGTGGTAGTAACCGGCATGGGAGATTCCAGCGTGGACATGGTTGCCCGCTTTCACATCACCGACCCTGCCCTGGAAGTGCCGCTGCGCCTGGAGTACGCGGAGAAGATCCGCGAGGCCCTGCGCGAGGCCGATATTGAGAT containing:
- a CDS encoding lipopolysaccharide biosynthesis protein; translation: MSASTHSRLIGPVGTLVSGSGVAFLVAYLAKPILLRLYPASDFGIVEFVVALVGVLIPVASLRYEDAVVLPEDDEQAAAVWRLSLGLTLLTTGLSAVGVWLFAPLAPEAVRPWLWTVPGLLLLLRAAKLAELWLTRHKRFALLSGGGVAQSITTTASRIGLGVVGAGPAGLLGGFALGHGLSALVWLRETRKRWPADRAPSAVRAAAHRYRRFAQFASPAALINALATRLPFLLLIGAFGAEVLGWFSQAFAVLYVPLALVGTAVAQVFFVTAAEAFRAGSLRRETAEAHRLLVWAGLVPLAGVCGAAPDVFSFVFGEEWREAGAYAARLAPWIFMTAVASPLTRVFDVTERQSVDLWVNAFNLAVVSTGIWLAVSQEDPLAGMTWLGITGFLARAAQAAVALHVAEVPGRSALLHYVVPLLAGTATFAAVHVAGTLLSPAGTTGVFAGCLVLWALVLAEVVRRQVAQSSQA
- the asd gene encoding aspartate-semialdehyde dehydrogenase; translation: MQKLRAGILGATGAVGQQFVRLLADHPWFDISVLAASERSAGKRYFEAVNWIGSDPIPDSVREMEVVSCEPGIGCDFVFSGLDAKVAGGIESDFAAAGYAVISNARNHRMRQDVPLLIPEVNPEHTALIDAQNTSGYIVTNPNCSTVGLVCALKPIVDAFGVDRVQVSTMQALSGAGYPGVSSLDILGNVVPFIGGEEDKLETEPLKLLGALENGAVTPYRATLSAQCNRVPVLDGHMETVSLSLKRTASPEAVVGALRGFKNPLAGLGLPTAPDPFVAVFDDPRFPQPRRHSNLGRGMTVSVGRVRSCNVLDIRMVVLSHNTVRGAAGGAILNAELLVHQGRLSSRTAAAPATEKAS
- the folD gene encoding bifunctional methylenetetrahydrofolate dehydrogenase/methenyltetrahydrofolate cyclohydrolase FolD translates to MEATTAALIDGKAIAAEVRQEVKEAVDAWTAKGHRPPVLKVVLIGDDPASASYVRGKNRACADAGIESETLTYDADLPEADLLQLIADLNADDSVDGILVQLPLPDHIDEQKVLRAISPAKDVDCFHPENVGNLVTGEPGLRPATPAGIMEMLKRSGIETRGANAVVIGRSNIVGKPMANLLVQRGVDATVTVCHSRTRDLAEVCRSADILVAAIGRANFVSADMIKPGAAVIDVGINRVDDATRKRGYRLVGDVDFEAARDVAGHITPVPGGVGPMTIAMLLKNTLFAATGSWS
- a CDS encoding mechanosensitive ion channel family protein produces the protein MRPQDALQAAADSASVAADSIAQDVAGPDSTDIIGNIGREVGETGRLLASGDVGSAVDRIQTALRGMLEDFLPLLIGATFVFLVFYVVYRVLYGVLEASLRRSTRTDEGLKNLTLRSFRIGAWIFIGIMVLAQFGVDVTALLAGLSIAGIAVGFAARDTLENFISGVTIMLDRPFRVGDWIDLEGTYGCVQEVTLRSTRLRTLNDQVMVMPNISMISNKLINHSLLPSLRVEIGFGIAYKEFPAEAREVVMALFEDDERLDETRAPTVVVTGMGDSSVDMVARFHITDPALEVPLRLEYAEKIREALREADIEIPFPHLQLFIDGADGLKGLRLTQTPHDSKD